The genomic DNA AAACCTCATCCTATCCTTGCAGGCCCCACAGATGTGTTTCCACAGGACATATTCGTAGGGGCTTTTTTATGGAATTCACATGACAACCTCAGAAACAGGAGCACAAACAACTCAGAGACAGTCCTGGGCCATGAGCACTAGATGAGAGAACACAATGAACAGAGAAATTAGCATTCTAGGTGGTACTCATCCGGCAGAAAGGTGAACATTTTATGCCCACGATGCGAAGACCAGTGAGTGTCATTTCACTGAAAGGTGCAAAGGCATGGTGTCAGACACACCACCCTCTAAAAATGATCCTAAATACTGTAAAAGCAACCTGGGGTGCAGATCCCATGCATTCTCTCCCCTTTGGGGCTGGGCATACTCCTCACACCATAACCCTAGGGTACCTGGACTGTGCCAGGGGCACAGGAGACAGCTCAGCAATGTGGGTTTGAGGATGTCAAGCCCTCCCAGCTAATGTAGGGAATCATTTAAACTTAGTTCGCTTGGCGAGCTCCTGCTCATGTTCGTCAGGCTCGCCATGAGGGATTTAACTTTATGGGCATAATAGTCCCTTAAATTGACAGAAGGGACCTCCTTCATTCCATCTCCGAAGTCACAGCTGCGCATGGCGCTCTCAAGTTGCTTCTGGCGCCGATAAAAGTGGGAGAATTTATTGAAGATCAAGGTGATGGGCAGTACCACCACCAGGATACCTGCCAGGATGCAGGCAGAGGCGGTCAGCTTCCCTGCCGTGGTCCCCGGGACCACATCCCCATACCCTACGGTGGTCATACTGACGGTGGCCCACCACCAGCAGGCAGGGATGGTGGCCAGGCCCTCGTTCTCCTCCTTTTCAATGGTATAGGCCACTACAGAGAAGATGGAAATCCCCACAGAAAGGTAGAGCAGAAGCAGCCCTACTTCCTTGTAGCTGTATTTCAGGGTGGCCCCCAGGGAGCGGAGGCCAGTGGAGTGTCTGGCCAGCTTTAAGATGCGGAAAATCCGCATCAGCCTTAGGACCTGGGCCACCCTGCCCAAGTTGGCCAAGGTAGGCGTGCTCTCCACGACCAGGTTCACCACCAGCGTGATGTAAAAGGGGACGATGGACATGAGGTCAATCAGGTTTAGGGCGTTCTTGAAGAACTTGAGGAAGTCGGGGGCCACGGCAAACCTGGCCACCAGCTCAAAGGTGAACCAGGCGATGCCGAAGTGCTCCACGATTTCGAACCTGGGGTCCTCGCCCGGGTTGCCCTGGCGGTCAGGGATCtggaagtctggcaggctattgAGACACATGGTGATGATGGACCCCAGAACCACGAGGATGGACAGGACGCTGAAGACCCTGCTCAGGACC from Bos indicus x Bos taurus breed Angus x Brahman F1 hybrid chromosome 14, Bos_hybrid_MaternalHap_v2.0, whole genome shotgun sequence includes the following:
- the KCNS2 gene encoding potassium voltage-gated channel subfamily S member 2 — its product is MTGQSLWDVSEANVEDGEIRINVGGFKKRLRSHTLLRFPETRLGRLLLCHSREAILELCDDYDDAQREFYFDRNPELFPYVLHFYHTGKLHVMAELCVFSFSQEIEYWGINEFFIDSCCSYSYHGRKVEPEQEKWDEQSDQESTTSSFDEILAFYNDASKFDGQPLGNFRRQLWLALDNPGYSVLSRVFSVLSILVVLGSIITMCLNSLPDFQIPDRQGNPGEDPRFEIVEHFGIAWFTFELVARFAVAPDFLKFFKNALNLIDLMSIVPFYITLVVNLVVESTPTLANLGRVAQVLRLMRIFRILKLARHSTGLRSLGATLKYSYKEVGLLLLYLSVGISIFSVVAYTIEKEENEGLATIPACWWWATVSMTTVGYGDVVPGTTAGKLTASACILAGILVVVLPITLIFNKFSHFYRRQKQLESAMRSCDFGDGMKEVPSVNLRDYYAHKVKSLMASLTNMSRSSPSELSLNDSLH